Proteins from a genomic interval of Rosa chinensis cultivar Old Blush chromosome 2, RchiOBHm-V2, whole genome shotgun sequence:
- the LOC112189301 gene encoding uncharacterized protein LOC112189301, translating into MVLFKKAQVSHHRSCTKLGVMTASQRNIRPNMLIGGYRHNWDLVWDATAADPKLLVFLKSYRNFLHTESDTEKFYIEVQEIILARNNKTFDWALKAKMMLGKKAIEAARVFVEDTGLSDSLTGYC; encoded by the exons ATGGTCTTATTCAAGAAAGCTCAG GTATCCCATCACAGGTCATGCACTAAACTTGGAGTTATGACAGCTTCTCAGCGCAATATAAG GCCCAATATGTTGATTGGGGGATATAGGCATAATTGGGACCTG GTGTGGGATGCAACTGCAGCTGATCCTAAATTGCTGGTCTTTTTGAAATCGTACAGGAATTTCTTACACACTGAATCTG ACACAGAGAAGTTCTATATTGAAGTCCAGGAAATTATACTTGCTAGGAACAATAAAACTTTTGATTGGGCTTTGAAAGCAAAAATGATGCTGGGAAAGAAAGCAATAGAAGCTGCTCGGGTCTTTGTTGAAGACACTGGACTTAGTGACTCTCTTACTGGCTACTGCTGA
- the LOC112186026 gene encoding putative leucine-rich repeat receptor-like serine/threonine-protein kinase At2g24130, producing the protein MRVEEKKIIVRLFQFTSMVFIKTIFFLLLQHFVVTSCNAVIGHHHNPHHSLLRDKAALLQFKKAITYDPNSTLANWNEATDVCNYTGVGCNKKHHRVTILLLHNRKLVGQLSPIISNLTRLRYLELVGNHFYGTIPPELSLLRHLHHLRIEGNNFRGSIPDSLVLPSQLTVVTLLQNNFSGAVPPALFSNCSLLRVFDLSNNFLSGKIPREIGNCPNLWTLNLYNNQFTGEIPLSLTNTSLVNLDVEFNHLSGELPVKLVENLPDILYLHLSNNNMVSHDGNTNLDPFFTALANCISLEELELASMGLGGILPSSIGGLGVNFTYLLLQENKIIGSVPSNIGNLSKLVVLNLTSNLMNGTISANISQLSHLEQLFLSHNFFTSTIPEALGHLPHLGLLDLSHNSFFGDIPSGLGNLAMLNYLFLNNNLLSGTIPPSLGRCTELYKLDLSFNRLAGAIPPELSGLNEIRIFINLSHNHLEGSIPIELSKLEDVQEMDLSSNNLSGSIFPQISSCIALTLINFSHNALEGSLPDFIGELKNLVSLDVSDNHLSGRIPLSLNKSLTLTYLNLSFNDFKGMVPSGGIFESVSYTSFLGNKHLCGKVAAKHVCPRTKHLFRSRIFIIMFVIVIFISTSLSIICCVIAFRRIKVLISSQRAATVKKPTQPEVIQNFPRVTYRDLSEATGGFDDQRLIGTGSYGRVYRGVLPDGTTIAVKVLHLQSGNSTKSFNRECQVLRRIRHRNLIRIITACSLPDFKAIVLPYMANGSLDSRLYPHSQAGLGSGSSDLSLIQRVNICSDIAEGMAYLHHYSPVRVIHCDLKPSNVLLNDGMTALVSDFGIARLVIAGGGVGNAGLENMGNSTASLLCGSIGYIAPEYGFGSNTSTKGDVYSFGVLVLEMVTRKRPTDDMFVGGLSLHSWVKNHYHGRVDKVLDSSLVRASRDQPPEMKKMWDVAIGEMIELGILCTQESPSTRPTMLDAADDLDRLKRYLGGDTTATFASSLGISSSTLDDD; encoded by the exons ATGAGagtagaagagaagaaaattatTGTCAGGCTCTTTCAGTTTACCAGTATGGTCTTCATCAAaaccattttctttcttctattaCAGCATTTTGTTGTTACATCTTGTAATGCAGTTATAGGTCATCACCACAATCCTCATCACTCTTTGCTTAGAGATAAGGCTGCTCTTCTACAGTTcaagaaggccattacataTGATCCAAATTCCACTCTAGCTAATTGGAATGAAGCTACTGATGTTTGCAACTACACCGGTGTTGGGTGCAACAAAAAGCATCATCGTGTAACTATACTCCTTCTGCATAATCGTAAACTTGTAGGGCAGCTTTCACCTATCATTTCAAATCTAACCCGCCTTCGTTACTTGGAGCTTGTAGGCAATCACTTTTATGGAACTATCCCTCCTGAACTTTCCTTACTCAGACACCTACATCATCTACGGATTGAGGGGAACAACTTTCGTGGTTCTATACCAGATTCCTTAGTCCTTCCTTCACAACTCACAGTTGTTACTCTTTTGCAAAACAATTTCTCTGGTGCAGTTCCACCTGCTCTCTTCTCCAACTGCTCTCTGTTAAGGGTGTTCGACCTTTCCAACAACTTTCTTTCAGGGAAAATTCCAAGAGAAATTGGAAATTGTCCAAACCTATGGACCCTCAATTTATACAACAATCAATTCACTGGAGAAATTCCTCTCTCTTTGACTAATACCTCACTGGTCAATTTAGATGTTGAGTTCAATCATCTTTCAGGTGAATTGCCCGTCAAACTTGTGGAAAACTTGCCTGATATTCTCTATCTTCACTTATCAAATAATAATATGGTAAGCCATGATGGAAACACCAATCTCGATCCATTCTTCACTGCCCTTGCAAATTGCATTAGTCTAGAGGAGCTTGAACTGGCGAGTATGGGACTTGGAGGAATATTACCTAGTTCCATTGGCGGACTTGGTGTCAACTTTACATACCTGTTGCTGCAAGAAAACAAGATCATTGGATCAGTTCCTTCAAATATAGGTAATTTATCCAAGCTTGTGGTCCTGAATTTGACCTCCAATCTTATGAATGGAACAATTTCAGCAAACATAAGTCAGTTGTCACACTTGGAACAGCTTTTCTTATCTCACAACTTTTTCACCAGCACGATACCAGAAGCACTTGGCCATCTTCCTCATCTTGGTCTGCTTGATCTGTCTCATAATTCGTTCTTCGGGGATATCCCAAGCGGTCTAGGAAATTTGGCCATGCTGAATTATCTGTTCCTCAACAACAACCTCCTATCTGGAACCATTCCTCCATCATTAGGACGCTGCACAGAACTGTACAAGCTTGACTTATCATTCAACAGATTGGCAGGGGCCATCCCCCCGGAATTATCAGGTTTGAATGAGATCAGAATTTTCATAAACCTCTCACACAATCACCTTGAAGGGTCCATACCGATTGAGCTCAGCAAGCTAGAAGATGTTCAAGAGATGGATCTCTCATCAAATAACCTAAGCGGGAGTATCTTTCCACAGATATCAAGCTGTATCGCACTGACGCTCATAAACTTCTCACACAATGCTTTGGAAGGGAGCCTTCCGGATTTCATAGGTGAGCTAAAGAACCTTGTGTCTCTTGATGTTTCAGATAACCACTTGTCAGGAAGGATTCCCCTAAGCCTCAACAAGAGTCTAACACTCACATATCTAAATCTTTCATTTAATGACTTCAAAGGAATGGTTCCTTCTGGTGGCATCTTTGAATCAGTGTCATATACCTCTTTCTTAGGCAATAAACATCTTTGTGGTAAAGTTGCTGCGAAACATGTTTGCCCTCGGACAAAGCATTTGTTTCGCTCCCGCATATTCATAATCATGTTTGTCATAGTCATATTCATTTCAACATCCTTATCAATCATATGCTGTGTGATTGCATTCCGCCGCATTAAGGTGCTGATTTCATCCCAGAGGGCTGCAACCGTAAAGAAACCAACACAACCTGAAGTGATTCAGAATTTCCCAAGAGTTACATACCGAGATCTGTCAGAGGCCACCGGTGGATTTGATGATCAGAGACTGATTGGCACGGGGAGCTATGGACGTGTCTACAGGGGAGTCCTTCCAGATGGGACAACCATAGCAGTCAAGGTGTTACATTTACAATCTGGAAATTCAACAAAAAGTTTTAACAGAGAATGCCAAGTCTTAAGGAGAATTAGGCACAGGAACCTTATAAGGATCATAACAGCTTGCAGCCTACCTGATTTCAAGGCTATTGTTCTTCCTTATATGGCAAATGGTAGCTTGGATAGCCGTCTCTATCCACATTCACAAGCCGGTCTAGGTTCAGGCTCTTCTGATCTGAGTCTCATTCAGAGGGTCAATATTTGTAGCGACATCGCGGAAGGGATGGCCTATCTTCATCATTACTCTCCGGTCAGAGTTATACACTGTGACCTGAAACCAAGCAATGTTCTTCTCAACGATGGCATGACTGCTTTAGTTTCTGATTTTGGGATTGCAAGATTAGTGATAGCCGGAGGAGGAGTGGGAAATGCAGGTCTTGAGAACATGGGAAACTCTACTGCAAGTTTATTATGTGGATCTATTGGATACATAGCACCAG AGTATGGGTTTGGATCGAACACATCTACAAAAGGCGATGTTTACAGCTTCGGTGTTCTTGTTCTCGAGATGGTGACAAGAAAAAGGCCGACAGATGACATGTTTGTTGGGGGACTAAGCCTGCACAGCTGGGTAAAGAACCATTATCATGGAAGGGTTGACAAAGTGCTCGACTCTTCCTTGGTGAGAGCTTCTAGAGATCAGCCACCTGAGATGAAAAAAATGTGGGATGTTGCCATAGGAGAAATGATAGAGTTGGGTATTCTCTGCACTCAGGAGTCCCCTTCCACTAGGCCTACAATGCTCGATGCTGCAGATGATTTGGATCGGCTGAAGAGATATCTTGGTGGGGATACTACTGCAACATTTGCCTCTTCATTAGGAATTTCTTCGTCTACCCTAGATGACGACTAG